In Moorella sp. Hama-1, a single genomic region encodes these proteins:
- a CDS encoding transposase: MMYPYQPSLFVDDGQGLFYWKIAHNYPWEVFNDIAQEFKEIRYKQLKQQSPQSLQSNRDQETFFEDFEEGEVDLVDPLKVEGRSPRGRKGIPFWPLLRAFVMARLMRVEDSVKDVHFLLHTNPTFARALGFEELPSYHTVARFDQIMSENGLWEKARIKSVKFNIDNKVFFPLHGNRRGYYPHRSRGQSTTERKEGRPYL; encoded by the coding sequence ATGATGTATCCTTATCAGCCAAGTTTGTTCGTCGATGACGGCCAGGGCTTGTTCTATTGGAAAATTGCCCACAACTATCCCTGGGAAGTATTTAATGATATTGCCCAGGAGTTTAAGGAAATACGTTATAAACAGCTCAAACAACAATCACCCCAATCATTACAGTCAAACAGGGACCAGGAAACCTTCTTTGAGGACTTTGAGGAAGGGGAAGTTGACCTGGTCGACCCCTTAAAAGTAGAAGGCCGTAGTCCTCGGGGGCGAAAGGGTATACCCTTCTGGCCCTTGTTGCGAGCCTTCGTCATGGCTCGTTTAATGCGGGTTGAAGACTCGGTCAAGGATGTTCACTTTTTGTTACATACAAACCCTACTTTTGCCCGGGCTCTGGGTTTCGAGGAACTCCCTTCTTACCATACGGTGGCCCGCTTTGATCAGATCATGAGCGAAAATGGGCTCTGGGAGAAGGCCAGGATCAAATCCGTCAAATTTAATATCGATAACAAGGTCTTTTTCCCCCTCCACGGAAATCGCCGTGGATACTACCCACATCGAAGCCGAGGCCAAAGCACCACCGAAAGAAAAGAAGGACGACCCTACCTATAA
- the istB gene encoding IS21-like element helper ATPase IstB has translation MSVTPRQKWHQLIMAAAKEFKLPMIRQHLEKQVTEAMQKDASYEEFLALLLQQEWDARKESARYNRIRRAEFTHKKYLESLSVGDLPPDAQKKLKLLKSLAFIQEGRNVILAGNAGTGKTHIAIGLGIQACLEGYKVWFTTVPLLVNQIKECRSAQTLRAFQNRFEKYDLVIADEMGYISFDREGAELLFTHLSLRAGRKATIVTTNLSFERWGEIFQDPVMTAAMIDRLTHQAYIVNMNGNSYRMKETKEWLEQQKLS, from the coding sequence ATGAGTGTCACCCCGCGCCAAAAATGGCACCAACTTATCATGGCTGCGGCCAAAGAGTTTAAACTCCCCATGATCCGCCAGCACCTGGAGAAACAGGTGACGGAGGCGATGCAAAAAGACGCCAGTTACGAAGAATTCCTGGCTTTATTACTACAACAGGAGTGGGACGCCCGTAAGGAATCAGCCCGCTACAACCGGATCCGGCGGGCCGAATTTACCCACAAAAAGTATCTGGAAAGTCTGAGCGTTGGTGACCTGCCACCGGATGCGCAAAAAAAGTTAAAATTGCTCAAGAGCCTGGCCTTTATCCAGGAAGGGAGAAATGTGATTTTAGCTGGTAATGCAGGGACTGGCAAGACGCATATCGCCATTGGCCTAGGGATCCAGGCCTGCCTGGAAGGCTACAAGGTGTGGTTTACCACCGTGCCTTTACTGGTGAATCAAATCAAGGAGTGTCGGTCGGCCCAAACCCTACGCGCCTTCCAAAACCGGTTTGAAAAATATGATCTGGTCATCGCTGATGAAATGGGGTATATCTCCTTCGACAGAGAAGGGGCAGAATTGCTTTTCACCCATCTGTCCTTGCGGGCCGGACGCAAAGCCACTATCGTCACCACCAACCTCTCCTTTGAGCGTTGGGGGGAAATATTTCAAGACCCGGTGATGACGGCCGCCATGATTGATCGTCTGACCCATCAGGCCTATATCGTGAATATGAACGGCAATTCCTATCGCATGAAGGAAACGAAGGAGTGGTTGGAGCAGCAAAAATTAAGTTAA
- the ltrA gene encoding group II intron reverse transcriptase/maturase, whose product MTTKLARITEVARTRPQERFTSLMHLIDAGMLRICHVELKANRATGIDGITKEQYGGNLEANIQSLLERLKRKSYRPQPVRRVYIPKPGSDKKRPLGIPAYEDKIVQLAASKILNAIYEAEFLDMSFGFRPQRGCHDALKLLNYLIVARKVNYIVDADIKGFFDHVDHDWLMKFLEHRIADPNFLRLLHRFLKAGIMENGELRDATAGTPQGGIVSPILANIYLHYVLDLWFEKAVRKHCRGEAYMVRYADDFICCFQYKHEAEAFYRALRTRLAKFSLSVAEEKTKIIPFGRFATQWCKRMGQNKPDTFDFLGFTHYCSTSHQGKFRVKRRTSRKKFRQNVQRMKEWIKENRMLPAKVLMALLKRKLIGYYHYYGITDNSKRLLAFHYIARCMLFKWLNRRSQRKSFDGEKFRMFLEKFPLPSPRIYVNIMDIRLPSAYIA is encoded by the coding sequence TTGACAACGAAACTTGCAAGAATAACGGAAGTTGCCCGAACGCGACCGCAGGAACGCTTCACCTCCCTCATGCACCTTATAGATGCGGGTATGCTAAGGATATGCCATGTTGAGCTCAAGGCCAATAGGGCTACCGGCATAGATGGCATTACCAAGGAGCAATATGGCGGGAACCTGGAAGCCAACATTCAAAGCCTCCTGGAACGCCTCAAACGCAAATCTTACCGGCCTCAACCAGTTAGGCGCGTATATATTCCCAAACCGGGCTCTGACAAGAAGCGCCCCCTGGGGATACCAGCCTACGAAGATAAAATAGTCCAACTGGCTGCCAGTAAGATCCTCAATGCCATCTACGAAGCGGAATTCCTGGACATGTCCTTCGGCTTTCGCCCCCAACGCGGCTGCCACGATGCCCTAAAGCTGTTAAATTACCTCATCGTCGCCAGGAAGGTCAACTATATAGTCGATGCCGATATCAAAGGCTTCTTCGACCATGTAGACCACGACTGGCTGATGAAATTCTTAGAGCATCGCATAGCCGATCCCAACTTTCTCCGGTTGCTCCACCGGTTTCTCAAGGCGGGTATTATGGAGAATGGGGAACTAAGGGACGCAACCGCAGGGACACCCCAGGGCGGCATAGTATCGCCTATCCTGGCCAACATCTATCTGCACTATGTCCTTGACCTGTGGTTCGAAAAAGCGGTGCGCAAACACTGCCGGGGAGAAGCCTATATGGTGCGCTATGCCGATGACTTCATCTGCTGCTTTCAATACAAACATGAGGCCGAGGCATTCTACAGGGCACTGAGAACAAGGCTGGCCAAATTCTCCCTATCCGTAGCCGAAGAAAAGACCAAGATAATTCCCTTTGGCCGCTTTGCTACCCAATGGTGCAAACGGATGGGGCAAAATAAGCCAGACACCTTTGATTTCCTGGGCTTTACCCACTACTGCAGCACCAGCCATCAGGGGAAGTTCAGGGTCAAGCGACGCACCAGCCGGAAGAAGTTCCGGCAGAACGTGCAGAGGATGAAGGAATGGATAAAAGAGAACCGCATGCTGCCAGCGAAAGTGCTCATGGCCCTTCTCAAAAGAAAGCTCATAGGTTATTACCACTACTATGGAATAACCGATAACAGCAAGCGCCTCCTAGCATTTCACTACATTGCCAGGTGTATGCTCTTCAAGTGGCTAAATCGTAGGAGCCAGAGGAAGAGCTTTGACGGGGAGAAGTTTAGGATGTTCCTGGAAAAGTTCCCATTACCAAGTCCAAGGATATATGTAAATATCATGGACATTCGGTTGCCGTCGGCATACATCGCGTAA